Genomic DNA from Schistosoma haematobium chromosome 1, whole genome shotgun sequence:
taaaaattacggGAATTATATCAACTGATTAAATTGAGTGATAGATATCTGTTTTATAGTCTTTTTTGGTTCACTGATTATCTATTTATTCTAACTAACTTTCTTGTACATGCTGTAATGAACTATGCCCAAGAGTTGACACTAATACGCAGTCTTCTTATACATAAGCTCAACCGATTACTCAAATGAAAATATCGAGAGCGAAGAAGGAAGTTTATCGACTAAACAGAATCgacatatatgtatacatatcccttagaaaattaaacaaacaatgATGTATATCATTAAGGAATGAAAGCAATTCCCTGAGTAACTACATCCATTCATCATTCAGCAAATTTCTGATTAACCTATTGTATCATCTTTCCCACTTGAAAAGTAGGTGTGGCTTCTAGGGTTCAGTTGACTTTTTTGGGATGATGGCACATCAGTACAACCATTCAACTATGAACTGATGATTTTCGATccgaattttttttaattttacagatttaaattaattgatattGACCTAGTAGTTTTCTAATCTTTTAGAATAGTCAGTATTCATCACTGACACGTAACGAAAACTTGATCTGAACTCGAATTACACTGTTACAAGCCacgtaaatttaaaaaaaaaacgctTGAGCTTTCTGCGTTTATACAATGAGCCGGTTCAATTAAGTATGGACCAATGATGAATGAAGGATCCTGACAACATCAAGTTATTGATCAAGGTTTGGCTTCACCttctaaagaaataaaaaatgtCCATTGGTTGAAAATCTGGCCTCAATTTTTGAGTGATAAGCATCTACATTTATGATTGAAGTTTGCATATAATCTTTATTTTCCTCTTTCTGTTAGTTTTTCCATTCAAGTAGCTAGTTTGGAAGCGTACCGTTTATCCAGTTTGACCAGTAGTCAAGATATTTCTCATGGTCCACATAACACAATAATATCAGCTAAACAACTAGTGAAAATCAAAAAACATTGGACAACCATTCTATCCGAGTATAAAACACCTCATGAATATGCTCCTTTTCCACAGTGTCTTAGAGATCCCCCAACCTTTAGATCACTAAACAGGTATCCtatggtttacatttctaactaaTATGTAGTATGACAGAACTTACTAATCACGTGTAAGTTCATTTACTTGACTTTTAGAACTACGTCTGATCTGAAGACTACTAATACTATTCGTCTACCTACGTCAAACTAATTATTGTATAATTCaaacattattactattatcatcattattacaaACATATTTTGTTATAAAGTATGTTAATAGGAAtgtctgttttgttttattagaATAAAATTGGAAGTTGCCTATTTCAAACCAATACAACTACAAATACTTTTGGTGATCCtaaatttcaaattattataGGACAGTATACAGAGAAATTATTGCCAATATGTCAGCTTATCGTCACGAATATTGATTTTGTCGATACTGGTGAATACAAATGTAAAACTATTCATCATGATTCTGAAAGTGATACAGCTTCAGCTTATATTCTTGTTTCATGTAAGtcagttttaattttatttttataataaatgaatggaatattgcaaattttattatttacaagaCTTATGAATCACAGTCCAAGTGTAAATAAATCAATgtaactgttatatcctagcgaagattaaattacgactAACTTCCAAGagtgttataatctctttcttacagttatgacccagctattcctattgcttagtattcttggacaccgattcacttgACAAGTTcctaaatcagaacacggtGGAACAGGggagagattatattccaaataacaaagttagatggaagtaagaagcacaatagggaaaacgttagtatattcatagtttttacatgagattTCTAGAGTGATCACTAAGTATTGGCTAACGCTTATtagataagaattagccaatcagcgtgcaccaaagcaatcgtgcattgagcatgctttaatgcagtctatgtcccgctaacaaagAGCTATGAatgaactgatatatatatatatatatatatatatatatatatatatatatatatatatattcatatcgtataactattcagtaactagattgtgtatatttatatccctcttattataagattcattttgacccatagattaTTATGATACGATTAATTGTTCTTAAGTCATACTCAGTTTATGGATTCCAGTCTTCCacgttcatagccactttttTAGCCTGATcttgtaaaaatgttatttcctattttatgatgcGATGAGGTCTATTTGGCAggtatataaactaagtatgtctgaaataaatgattcgcatagcgGAAGCTGTTATCGGTGTTCTGTACTCAACTGAACGGGCTAGGTGagcaaaggaccaataaggatgcTAGGTTGATCAGTCCgctcgaacgtcattggttcaTTACAGTATAAgagtgaataagtcgtatttcgattggcgaataatATTACATGATAACTAGCCGGACTTACATTCACAGCAATAACATTCTAATataaaaaaagtttattattacctttcacaatttatcaaaatatagaaattacttacttacatacacctgttactccttgtgaagcTAAGTCCGTCGATCAAGATTCTTCAACCTATTCTGatctgaattctctttttcagTCGTTTTCAAGTTCTATTCACTCTTTTAATGTCTGCCTATTCTCAGTTTttccttgaggattccaagttaaggcttACTTTGTGATATAGTTTTATAATTTCCACAATATATGCCTTATATACCACCAGTTTTTACTATTTAATCTTGTGTGCGGTCATATACATTATAAATCAATTTAGAATGATataacttcatgaactgatatcatgtTCTGACTATCGAGCTGTTAGATATTTATAAGTAGTGTGTATGAAACACTGGACTTAAGTTTATATTACTTTGTACTCATCAGTAAAGTATACCTTTAATCTTGAGAGGAATGTTGTTTTTTGTGCATTCAAATTCACATAATCCAGTTTCACACTATGAGACGTTACCATTTAGCTATACCCCAGAGACTAGAATATTTAGACTGATTAATCATTGAGTGGTGACAAATGTTGTGCTTGTCTAGTTCTTTTATGCTGACAGTATTTTATAGGTCACTAAGCAATGTGAGTATTAGTCTAATTGATTTGATATCCCATGAAAAATGTTTTGATATTGAGGAATTGGAGGTAGTCATCTACATAAAAATAGGTTATTTAAATGGTGAGTCAATATAAAACTTTACTGTTTGGTTCATGGTGACCatgattttttaaatactttttGTTCGTTATGCCATTTCTAGTTGGTCTAACGGTTCgtttatcaaattattttatctGCTAGTATTAAAAACTACACTACAAATATTTCAGTGGTaacatatataattattaacaaatttaTCGCTTTATTGATTATTCCATATAAATGCGAGACGTTGTGACTTTTACAAATGAGAATATGAAGACAATCTTTTCCTTTACTGAAATATGTGTTtataaaaaacaaactattttgTGTTATATTGAGAAGTTGTGACCAATATAGTGTGGGCTGTGTCGGGTTTGTGACAGTTATCCACGAGATGCAGTGGATGAAGCGTTGTGCAAGATCGTGAGTCGACTCATActagatattaacaccaatggatgcTGTTTctatggtctagaggttaggtgttcgAGCCTGATACCAAAAattctgggttcgattcccatgTGTGGAATCATGAATAGACACTACCGAAAAATCCCATGCTAGGATGGGACAgacgtccagtacttccaggtttccggagGTGGTTTAGCTAAAATCACTTCATGAGTTCATCAGTGAAAATTATATAGTTGTTTAGGTCCTCATGGGGATTATGAATTTTCGTTTATACCAACCATTATTTGACACATTTGTGAAACATAcatgaattgattaaatatAATATGGGTCTGTTCAAAAACATTCGTGTATATTTGTTGAGGGAAACTGTACGATCTTAGTGAATTTCACCTAACTGGAATTCTATCTTTCGagtgaaaattattatttgtgtAGTACTTCGAAGAACTATCGTGATGTATTTTCATTCAGGGAGATTGATGGAAATCAACTTAATTTGTAAGCGTCATTCGTCACAGAATAATATCAGTCTAAATACTATGAAAAACCAGGAATCAGTGAACAGACATTCCATTATAGTGTGGGAGTGCCCGGTAGTACGAACTCAACACCCCTACATCTGAAGCTGATTGGAGTTGGAACTGCATAACTGGACAGAGGCTCAGTTGTTACTGTGACTCATAACTTGCCATTGCACCTGAAGCTTCTATGTTTGAACCCGTCTTGAGTCGTGTACACACATAATTGGTAAGTTCTATATACGGATGAATAAAGCTGTCCAGTAATcactggttttcaatagtaccTTAAAATGAGATTGATCTGTGATTTGTTCTACCTATAATAGTATATCCTCACATTTTTAACTGATTAAAAAATTAAAGGAGTGTAATAATTTTGTCAAATAACGAATCAGTCTTTGTCTACTTGAGTACATACCTCAATATTAGCGAAAATTTTACAGTGAGTGAAAAAAACAAAGTTGCTTTTGTTCAAGTTTTGTTATTTGATGCCGATCAGTGTGTCAAAGTAGCTAATTAACCAATGTTTAAGTTTTCTCAAACCATTAAGTTTGAACATCTGTAAATTAACGTGTTTAATTTATGCAATTCTGAAATCAATAGTTTTAATAGCTCACTTCTCTATTAAGTTTgtatcattgttgttgttgttgcttggaaagacaaTGAAAACTTCTTAAATAAACAACTTTAATCAAAGATTCTCAATTCACAAAATTTATCCTCTTGAGTTACAAATCACCACTATCGCAAAATATACCTTCTGTCGTGAACTATTATCAACTAGAGAATAACTGATAATCTAGGAGCTTTGAATATGTGTATTATTCTAGTTTAAAACCTAATACTCAGCAGTGAGTATAAACAATTATAGGTGGAATGAAGTCCGACGTCTTTCAGTTTTCTCTGAGAGAACATGACACCTTTGAGCCACTAGCCGTAACCCAGAGGTCCTCATTCTCATCTCCAGTTTTCATTGATTCTTCAGCTGATATCAGTTTCTGATGAAAATTGTATTCTAATCAAAATCTAGTTTATCAAGCTCAACAGTAACTCACTTAGGAatttttgttttacattctAACAATACTCATATATTTGAAGTTCAATCAAGATGTTCAACAAAAGTAGTAACTTATACATTAACAAACTATCATTTATTCTCtgtttaaatttaaattgaTCTTAAAAATCTTAGTCTTACCGTTTGTTTCCACATTGATTCTGAATATTCCATGTTGTAAATAAAATCGATCTATATAgacaattaataaataatatttccaCATTTTACTCAAACTGATCTAAACGTACTAAAAACAAACATGTACTAAGCATAATTCTACTTTATTTATGAACTTTGTATTCATTTATTACAAATTAGATCCATTCAAGAATTCTTGTATGCATTCATAGTTTGTAGGATAATGTATGTTAATGTCAGTCATTAATGTTGAATGTATATATCTTATTTCTAATATATTTTGAACTATTTAATCAGATCCTATACGAAAACTTGAATTACACATAGACAATGAAACTTCTCTATCAGTTGGTCAACGTACTTATATTGAATGTCAAGCACGTGCTGGAAAACCTGCACCACAAATTCGTTTGAATTTAGGTGGACTGCCTATATCTGAAGCACGAGTTGTACAAAAAGTAGATGTTGAAGGTTagctaataacaataatgataacaatattaACAATGCATCTCcctatattatttaaaattaacatGTATTAATACGCTTGAATAAAAAGGTAAACTTTACTCAAACTTGTAATTAAAAGGCTTTATCGTGGTCATCTGCTATGGTTGtactgtagtgtcggttattataataagcctatataccttattctagctttcagacagcccattctattcattctacttgagtcacgttctgaccttgttatttattcgctaaTCAATCTTGACTTTttttgtgtacatttcttatcccattactaatcacatgtctgtaacttacttttgtgtaactataaatactgattaacggttggttaaatgggagttggttTACCAGCCATCTCTATTgcgcgtcgtttctcttctctctattacattcacttcatatacaaaatacgtGTATTCGAAAGTTCATTCTCGTCATAtgacttatctaaatccgttattgactaacgcgtttaaagtcgatgattatatacgaggataggcaacgcatatatttcaacaacaatcatcattacaatcaccttggagtcagatctcgggctactaaagtggagagccctttcgacaacatcgttcgatctaaatgacgatttAATAACGGCCCTCCACTAAAGTATATATGCTAATAGAACCTGATTAAATGAAGTCCATGATGTTAGCAATACGATATTACTAACTCTTACCCGTTGGAAAAGTTAATTGCTACCTCAACTCAGAAGCTCAATGAATAAAGTATTGGCATTTATAACAAAAAGTACCCTGTCCAAGTCCTGGTATGAACATGAACATTCGGATTTATAAACATTCACCTAATAAAtcccaaataaaatgaatagcaCGTCTCGGATCCAACTTTACAAAGAGTTGTAAAGTTTATTTCGATGAATTTTTATGCTTGTTTTATCATCAGTCAATTGCTGAGAATGACATTATTCGACACCTGAAAAACTCAAATATTTACAGTCAATAATAAATGGGAAGatgtaaattttatttcttaGGGGAATTTATCAATCTCACTTTTTATCgtcatttttataaaatttgttttcgatgcaagtacattcatgtgacgagtcctaaatgggacgaaacgcgtatcctagattccactgctagctaccatatAGCTTTGCTTATAGTTTtgaatgttcatcttattgattACTGTAATACCATCCAAATCGAGggataaaattactataatcgcCAAAATAACTGAATTGATCATTTGATTATAGAATCTGACAAATGAAATCCCTAAGAGAATAATTTTCGCATACCGAAATCCTTATACGTAAATATCCGTTATGAAATTATATctgtcatttatatatataaaataatctatgaaaattttataacttttcataaaataaataaccagGGATGAAAATAAAGGTTATGAATTAATCAGTTATACTTTGCTTCCATTCTTCGTAACAGTTGGATACTTTGAGACAGAATAGATTTCAATAAGTAGTTAGTGTATATATCCATGATCTTTTTGTAGGTTTATTCACAATGAAAAAGATTtgaatatatactacttatgagaAATAAGGAATTGA
This window encodes:
- a CDS encoding hypothetical protein (SECRETED:SignalP(1-23)), yielding MEFMNNSCLLLLILFTFLFYTKSNFVLRPTNQITYAGSTIQHACSVMTTPVFIEWYLNTNKIGSCLFQTNTTTNTFGDPKFQIIIGQYTEKLLPICQLIVTNIDFVDTGEYKCKTIHHDSESDTASAYILVSYPIRKLELHIDNETSLSVGQRTYIECQARAGKPAPQIRLNLGGLPISEARVVQKVDVEGLITSTATANIKLTNTHHWQLLTCHVDMQAYRNVNQTFKVIHLSDYVPAEL